The proteins below come from a single Alosa sapidissima isolate fAloSap1 chromosome 23, fAloSap1.pri, whole genome shotgun sequence genomic window:
- the vldlr gene encoding very low-density lipoprotein receptor isoform X4 gives MVTSILGFLILPVCLCGYVRGMQTQTQCEPSQFQCGNGRCIPSVWKCDGDEDCTDGSDENTCVRKTCEQVDFVCRNGQCIPKRWHCDGEPDCEDGTDESIEVCHTRTCRVNEFSCGAGSTQCIPVSWKCDGEKDCDNGEDELLCGNITCAPLEFTCASGRCISANFVCNGEDDCGDGSDEQDCPPSSCGPTEFQCGNATCIPGNWVCDDDVDCQDQSDESPQRCGRPTPPAKCSSSEVQCSSGECIHRKWRCDGDPDCKDGSDEKNCPVRTCRPDQFKCEDGICIHGSRQCNGIRDCTDGSDEVNCKNLTQCHGPDKFKCRSGECIEMSKVCNKARDCPDWSDEPIKECNLNECLLNNGGCSHICRDMVIGYECDCTPGLQLIDRKTCGDINECQNPGICSQICINLKGGYKCECHSGYQMDPTTGVCKAVGKEPCLIFTNRRDIRKLGLERREYTQIVEQLRNTVALDADFTQQRIFWADLGQKAIFSTRLDKREEISSHIKVIEDVQMPVGVAVDWIYKNIYWSDLGSKSIAVANFNGTKKRVLLDSGLKEPASIAVDPLSGFLYWSDWGEPATIEKSGMNGVDRQVLVETDIQWPNGITLDLIKSRLYWVDSKLHMLCSVDFNGDNRQKVLQSSNYLAHPFALTVFEDRVFWTDGENEAIYGANKFTGADVTVLASNLNEPQDIIVYHELIQLSGTNWCNEKQENGGCSYMCLPAPQINKHSPKYTCACPDGWKLGADGRTCKPEGNVSASMHEVSSSAKGSAAAWAILPVLLLAMAVAGGYLMWRNWQTKNKKSMNFDNPVYLKTTEEDLNIDISRHAASVGHTYPAISVVSTDDDLS, from the exons GCATGCAGACGCAGACGCAGTGCGAGCCCTCGCAGTTCCAGTGTGGGAACGGCCGCTGCATCCCCTCCGTGTGGAAATGTGATGGAGACGAGGACTGCACCGATGGCAGCGACGAGAACACCTGTG TGAGGAAAACATGTGAGCAGGTGGACTTTGTCTGTCGGAATGGCCAGTGCATCCCCAAGCGATGGCACTGTGATGGCGAACCTGACTGTGAAGATGGCACCGACGAGAGCATTGAAGTGTGCC ACACCCGGACGTGTCGTGTAAATGAGTTCAGCTGTGGGGCCGGCTCGACGCAGTGCATCCCCGTCTCCTGGAAgtgtgatggagagaaggaCTGCGACAACGGAGAGGATGAGCTGCTCTGTG GTAACATTACCTGTGCTCCTCTGGAGTTCACCTGTGCCAGTGGCCGCTGCATCTCGGCCAACTTCGTGTGCAACGGCGAGGACGATTGCGGGGACGGCAGCGACGAGCAGGACTGCCCACCGTCCTCGTGTGGCCCCACCGAGTTCCAGTGCGGCAACGCCACCTGTATCCCGGGCAACTGGGTCTGTGACGACGACGTGGACTGCCAGGACCAGTCAGACGAGTCGCCTCAGCGCTGCGGACGGCCCACACCGCCCGCCAAGTGCTCGTCCAGCGAGGTCCAGTGCAGCTCGGGCGAGTGCATCCACAGGAAATGGCGCTGCGATGGCGACCCGGACTGCAAGGACGGCAGTGACGAGAAGAACTGCC CTGTCCGCACCTGCAGGCCCGACCAATTCAAGTGTGAGGACGGCATCTGTATCCACGGCAGCAGACAGTGCAACGGCATCCGCGACTGCACTGATGGCTCTGATGAAGTAAACTGTAAAAACC TGACCCAGTGCCACGGCCCAGACAAGTTCAAGTGTCGGAGTGGAGAGTGCATCGAGATGAGTAAAGTGTGCAACAAGGCGCGAGACTGTCCCGACTGGAGCGACGAACCCATCAAGGAGTGCA ATCTCAACGAATGTCTGCTCAACAATGGCGGCTGTTCCCATATCTGCCGGGACATGGTGATTGGTTATGAGTGTGACTGCACTCCAGGCCTTCAGCTCATTGATCGCAAGacctgtggag aTATCAATGAATGTCAGAACCCAGGGATCTGCAGCCAGATCTGCATTAACCTGAAAGGAGGGTACAAGTGCGAGTGCCACAGTGGCTACCAGATGGACCCCACCACAGGAGTCTGCAAGGCTGTCG GTAAGGAGCCCTGCTTGATCTTCACCAATCGGAGGGACATCCGTAAGCTGGGCCTGGAGAGGCGGGAGTACACTCAGATCGTAGAGCAGCTGAGGAATACTGTGGCCTTAGACGCTGATTTCACCCAACAGAGGATCTTCTGGGCAGACCTTGGGCAGAAAGCCATCTTCAG CACACGACTAGATAAGCGAGAGGAGATCTCGAGCCACATCAAGGTCATTGAGGATGTTCAGATGCCTGTTGGAGTTGCTGTGGACTGGATTTATAAGAACATCTACTGGTCTGACCTGGGCAGCAAGAGCATTGCAGTGGCAAACTTCAATGGCACCAAAAAGAGAGTCCTGCTTGACAGTGGCCTGAAGGAGCCAGCCTCCATTGCTGTTGATCCCCTCTCGGG GTTTCTGTACTGGTCAGACTGGGGAGAGCCAGCGACAATTGAGAAGTCTGGCATGAATGGAGTTGACCGGCAGGTCCTAGTCGAGACGGACATTCAGTGGCCCAATGGGATCACTCTGG ATCTGATCAAGAGCCGCCTCTACTGGGTGGATTCCAAGCTGCACATGCTGTGCAGCGTTGACTTCAATGGAGACAACCGCCAGAAAGTACTTCAGTCCTCTAACTACCTGGCTCACCCATTTGCCCTCACAGTCTTTgag GATCGTGTGTTCTGGACAGATGGGGAGAATGAGGCTATTTATGGTGCAAACAAGTTCACGGGAGCTGATGTCACAGTTTTGGCCAGTAATTTAAATGAACCTCAGGACATTATAGTTTATCATGAGCTTATTCAACTCTCAG GAACGAACTGGTGCAATGAGAAGCAAGAGAACGGCGGCTGCTCTTACATGTGCCTGCCAGCTCCGCAGATCAACAAGCACTCCCCAAAATACACGTGCGCCTGCCCCGATGGCTGGAAGCTTGGGGCCGACGGCCGGACGTGTAAGCCAG AAGGGAATGTAAGTGCATCAATGCACGAGGTCAGCTCTTCAGCTAAGGGATCCGCAGCTGCCTGGGCCATTTTGCCCGTGT TGCTTCTTGCCATGGCTGTTGCTGGTGGTTATCTTATGTGGAGAAATTGGCAgacgaaaaataagaaaagcaTGAACTTTGACAATCCAGTTTACCTGAAGACCACAGAGGAGGACCTTAACATCGACATCAGCAGACACGCAGCTTCCGTCGGACACACGTACCCAGCA ATATCAGTGGTGAGCACAGACGATGACCTCTCCTAA
- the vldlr gene encoding very low-density lipoprotein receptor isoform X1, translating into MVTSILGFLILPVCLCGYVRGMQTQTQCEPSQFQCGNGRCIPSVWKCDGDEDCTDGSDENTCVRKTCEQVDFVCRNGQCIPKRWHCDGEPDCEDGTDESIEVCHTRTCRVNEFSCGAGSTQCIPVSWKCDGEKDCDNGEDELLCGNITCAPLEFTCASGRCISANFVCNGEDDCGDGSDEQDCPPSSCGPTEFQCGNATCIPGNWVCDDDVDCQDQSDESPQRCGRPTPPAKCSSSEVQCSSGECIHRKWRCDGDPDCKDGSDEKNCPVRTCRPDQFKCEDGICIHGSRQCNGIRDCTDGSDEVNCKNLTQCHGPDKFKCRSGECIEMSKVCNKARDCPDWSDEPIKECNLNECLLNNGGCSHICRDMVIGYECDCTPGLQLIDRKTCGDINECQNPGICSQICINLKGGYKCECHSGYQMDPTTGVCKAVGKEPCLIFTNRRDIRKLGLERREYTQIVEQLRNTVALDADFTQQRIFWADLGQKAIFSTRLDKREEISSHIKVIEDVQMPVGVAVDWIYKNIYWSDLGSKSIAVANFNGTKKRVLLDSGLKEPASIAVDPLSGFLYWSDWGEPATIEKSGMNGVDRQVLVETDIQWPNGITLDLIKSRLYWVDSKLHMLCSVDFNGDNRQKVLQSSNYLAHPFALTVFEDRVFWTDGENEAIYGANKFTGADVTVLASNLNEPQDIIVYHELIQLSGTNWCNEKQENGGCSYMCLPAPQINKHSPKYTCACPDGWKLGADGRTCKPVNVPTAQKDAGKVQSSSAPPQERLLHSPKKQNGSCKYGECGGNDLFSTMQEGNVSASMHEVSSSAKGSAAAWAILPVLLLAMAVAGGYLMWRNWQTKNKKSMNFDNPVYLKTTEEDLNIDISRHAASVGHTYPAISVVSTDDDLS; encoded by the exons GCATGCAGACGCAGACGCAGTGCGAGCCCTCGCAGTTCCAGTGTGGGAACGGCCGCTGCATCCCCTCCGTGTGGAAATGTGATGGAGACGAGGACTGCACCGATGGCAGCGACGAGAACACCTGTG TGAGGAAAACATGTGAGCAGGTGGACTTTGTCTGTCGGAATGGCCAGTGCATCCCCAAGCGATGGCACTGTGATGGCGAACCTGACTGTGAAGATGGCACCGACGAGAGCATTGAAGTGTGCC ACACCCGGACGTGTCGTGTAAATGAGTTCAGCTGTGGGGCCGGCTCGACGCAGTGCATCCCCGTCTCCTGGAAgtgtgatggagagaaggaCTGCGACAACGGAGAGGATGAGCTGCTCTGTG GTAACATTACCTGTGCTCCTCTGGAGTTCACCTGTGCCAGTGGCCGCTGCATCTCGGCCAACTTCGTGTGCAACGGCGAGGACGATTGCGGGGACGGCAGCGACGAGCAGGACTGCCCACCGTCCTCGTGTGGCCCCACCGAGTTCCAGTGCGGCAACGCCACCTGTATCCCGGGCAACTGGGTCTGTGACGACGACGTGGACTGCCAGGACCAGTCAGACGAGTCGCCTCAGCGCTGCGGACGGCCCACACCGCCCGCCAAGTGCTCGTCCAGCGAGGTCCAGTGCAGCTCGGGCGAGTGCATCCACAGGAAATGGCGCTGCGATGGCGACCCGGACTGCAAGGACGGCAGTGACGAGAAGAACTGCC CTGTCCGCACCTGCAGGCCCGACCAATTCAAGTGTGAGGACGGCATCTGTATCCACGGCAGCAGACAGTGCAACGGCATCCGCGACTGCACTGATGGCTCTGATGAAGTAAACTGTAAAAACC TGACCCAGTGCCACGGCCCAGACAAGTTCAAGTGTCGGAGTGGAGAGTGCATCGAGATGAGTAAAGTGTGCAACAAGGCGCGAGACTGTCCCGACTGGAGCGACGAACCCATCAAGGAGTGCA ATCTCAACGAATGTCTGCTCAACAATGGCGGCTGTTCCCATATCTGCCGGGACATGGTGATTGGTTATGAGTGTGACTGCACTCCAGGCCTTCAGCTCATTGATCGCAAGacctgtggag aTATCAATGAATGTCAGAACCCAGGGATCTGCAGCCAGATCTGCATTAACCTGAAAGGAGGGTACAAGTGCGAGTGCCACAGTGGCTACCAGATGGACCCCACCACAGGAGTCTGCAAGGCTGTCG GTAAGGAGCCCTGCTTGATCTTCACCAATCGGAGGGACATCCGTAAGCTGGGCCTGGAGAGGCGGGAGTACACTCAGATCGTAGAGCAGCTGAGGAATACTGTGGCCTTAGACGCTGATTTCACCCAACAGAGGATCTTCTGGGCAGACCTTGGGCAGAAAGCCATCTTCAG CACACGACTAGATAAGCGAGAGGAGATCTCGAGCCACATCAAGGTCATTGAGGATGTTCAGATGCCTGTTGGAGTTGCTGTGGACTGGATTTATAAGAACATCTACTGGTCTGACCTGGGCAGCAAGAGCATTGCAGTGGCAAACTTCAATGGCACCAAAAAGAGAGTCCTGCTTGACAGTGGCCTGAAGGAGCCAGCCTCCATTGCTGTTGATCCCCTCTCGGG GTTTCTGTACTGGTCAGACTGGGGAGAGCCAGCGACAATTGAGAAGTCTGGCATGAATGGAGTTGACCGGCAGGTCCTAGTCGAGACGGACATTCAGTGGCCCAATGGGATCACTCTGG ATCTGATCAAGAGCCGCCTCTACTGGGTGGATTCCAAGCTGCACATGCTGTGCAGCGTTGACTTCAATGGAGACAACCGCCAGAAAGTACTTCAGTCCTCTAACTACCTGGCTCACCCATTTGCCCTCACAGTCTTTgag GATCGTGTGTTCTGGACAGATGGGGAGAATGAGGCTATTTATGGTGCAAACAAGTTCACGGGAGCTGATGTCACAGTTTTGGCCAGTAATTTAAATGAACCTCAGGACATTATAGTTTATCATGAGCTTATTCAACTCTCAG GAACGAACTGGTGCAATGAGAAGCAAGAGAACGGCGGCTGCTCTTACATGTGCCTGCCAGCTCCGCAGATCAACAAGCACTCCCCAAAATACACGTGCGCCTGCCCCGATGGCTGGAAGCTTGGGGCCGACGGCCGGACGTGTAAGCCAG tcaatgtccCAACTGCCCAAAAGGATGCTGGGAAGGTACAGTCATCCTCGGCTCCCCCTCAAG AACGGCTCTTGCATTCTCCAAAGAAACAGAATGGCAGTTGTAAATATGGTGAATGTGGTGGTAATGATTTGTTTTCCACAATGCAAG AAGGGAATGTAAGTGCATCAATGCACGAGGTCAGCTCTTCAGCTAAGGGATCCGCAGCTGCCTGGGCCATTTTGCCCGTGT TGCTTCTTGCCATGGCTGTTGCTGGTGGTTATCTTATGTGGAGAAATTGGCAgacgaaaaataagaaaagcaTGAACTTTGACAATCCAGTTTACCTGAAGACCACAGAGGAGGACCTTAACATCGACATCAGCAGACACGCAGCTTCCGTCGGACACACGTACCCAGCA ATATCAGTGGTGAGCACAGACGATGACCTCTCCTAA
- the vldlr gene encoding very low-density lipoprotein receptor isoform X3: MVTSILGFLILPVCLCGYVRGMQTQTQCEPSQFQCGNGRCIPSVWKCDGDEDCTDGSDENTCVRKTCEQVDFVCRNGQCIPKRWHCDGEPDCEDGTDESIEVCHTRTCRVNEFSCGAGSTQCIPVSWKCDGEKDCDNGEDELLCGNITCAPLEFTCASGRCISANFVCNGEDDCGDGSDEQDCPPSSCGPTEFQCGNATCIPGNWVCDDDVDCQDQSDESPQRCGRPTPPAKCSSSEVQCSSGECIHRKWRCDGDPDCKDGSDEKNCPVRTCRPDQFKCEDGICIHGSRQCNGIRDCTDGSDEVNCKNLTQCHGPDKFKCRSGECIEMSKVCNKARDCPDWSDEPIKECNLNECLLNNGGCSHICRDMVIGYECDCTPGLQLIDRKTCGDINECQNPGICSQICINLKGGYKCECHSGYQMDPTTGVCKAVGKEPCLIFTNRRDIRKLGLERREYTQIVEQLRNTVALDADFTQQRIFWADLGQKAIFSTRLDKREEISSHIKVIEDVQMPVGVAVDWIYKNIYWSDLGSKSIAVANFNGTKKRVLLDSGLKEPASIAVDPLSGFLYWSDWGEPATIEKSGMNGVDRQVLVETDIQWPNGITLDLIKSRLYWVDSKLHMLCSVDFNGDNRQKVLQSSNYLAHPFALTVFEDRVFWTDGENEAIYGANKFTGADVTVLASNLNEPQDIIVYHELIQLSGTNWCNEKQENGGCSYMCLPAPQINKHSPKYTCACPDGWKLGADGRTCKPVNVPTAQKDAGKVQSSSAPPQEGNVSASMHEVSSSAKGSAAAWAILPVLLLAMAVAGGYLMWRNWQTKNKKSMNFDNPVYLKTTEEDLNIDISRHAASVGHTYPAISVVSTDDDLS, from the exons GCATGCAGACGCAGACGCAGTGCGAGCCCTCGCAGTTCCAGTGTGGGAACGGCCGCTGCATCCCCTCCGTGTGGAAATGTGATGGAGACGAGGACTGCACCGATGGCAGCGACGAGAACACCTGTG TGAGGAAAACATGTGAGCAGGTGGACTTTGTCTGTCGGAATGGCCAGTGCATCCCCAAGCGATGGCACTGTGATGGCGAACCTGACTGTGAAGATGGCACCGACGAGAGCATTGAAGTGTGCC ACACCCGGACGTGTCGTGTAAATGAGTTCAGCTGTGGGGCCGGCTCGACGCAGTGCATCCCCGTCTCCTGGAAgtgtgatggagagaaggaCTGCGACAACGGAGAGGATGAGCTGCTCTGTG GTAACATTACCTGTGCTCCTCTGGAGTTCACCTGTGCCAGTGGCCGCTGCATCTCGGCCAACTTCGTGTGCAACGGCGAGGACGATTGCGGGGACGGCAGCGACGAGCAGGACTGCCCACCGTCCTCGTGTGGCCCCACCGAGTTCCAGTGCGGCAACGCCACCTGTATCCCGGGCAACTGGGTCTGTGACGACGACGTGGACTGCCAGGACCAGTCAGACGAGTCGCCTCAGCGCTGCGGACGGCCCACACCGCCCGCCAAGTGCTCGTCCAGCGAGGTCCAGTGCAGCTCGGGCGAGTGCATCCACAGGAAATGGCGCTGCGATGGCGACCCGGACTGCAAGGACGGCAGTGACGAGAAGAACTGCC CTGTCCGCACCTGCAGGCCCGACCAATTCAAGTGTGAGGACGGCATCTGTATCCACGGCAGCAGACAGTGCAACGGCATCCGCGACTGCACTGATGGCTCTGATGAAGTAAACTGTAAAAACC TGACCCAGTGCCACGGCCCAGACAAGTTCAAGTGTCGGAGTGGAGAGTGCATCGAGATGAGTAAAGTGTGCAACAAGGCGCGAGACTGTCCCGACTGGAGCGACGAACCCATCAAGGAGTGCA ATCTCAACGAATGTCTGCTCAACAATGGCGGCTGTTCCCATATCTGCCGGGACATGGTGATTGGTTATGAGTGTGACTGCACTCCAGGCCTTCAGCTCATTGATCGCAAGacctgtggag aTATCAATGAATGTCAGAACCCAGGGATCTGCAGCCAGATCTGCATTAACCTGAAAGGAGGGTACAAGTGCGAGTGCCACAGTGGCTACCAGATGGACCCCACCACAGGAGTCTGCAAGGCTGTCG GTAAGGAGCCCTGCTTGATCTTCACCAATCGGAGGGACATCCGTAAGCTGGGCCTGGAGAGGCGGGAGTACACTCAGATCGTAGAGCAGCTGAGGAATACTGTGGCCTTAGACGCTGATTTCACCCAACAGAGGATCTTCTGGGCAGACCTTGGGCAGAAAGCCATCTTCAG CACACGACTAGATAAGCGAGAGGAGATCTCGAGCCACATCAAGGTCATTGAGGATGTTCAGATGCCTGTTGGAGTTGCTGTGGACTGGATTTATAAGAACATCTACTGGTCTGACCTGGGCAGCAAGAGCATTGCAGTGGCAAACTTCAATGGCACCAAAAAGAGAGTCCTGCTTGACAGTGGCCTGAAGGAGCCAGCCTCCATTGCTGTTGATCCCCTCTCGGG GTTTCTGTACTGGTCAGACTGGGGAGAGCCAGCGACAATTGAGAAGTCTGGCATGAATGGAGTTGACCGGCAGGTCCTAGTCGAGACGGACATTCAGTGGCCCAATGGGATCACTCTGG ATCTGATCAAGAGCCGCCTCTACTGGGTGGATTCCAAGCTGCACATGCTGTGCAGCGTTGACTTCAATGGAGACAACCGCCAGAAAGTACTTCAGTCCTCTAACTACCTGGCTCACCCATTTGCCCTCACAGTCTTTgag GATCGTGTGTTCTGGACAGATGGGGAGAATGAGGCTATTTATGGTGCAAACAAGTTCACGGGAGCTGATGTCACAGTTTTGGCCAGTAATTTAAATGAACCTCAGGACATTATAGTTTATCATGAGCTTATTCAACTCTCAG GAACGAACTGGTGCAATGAGAAGCAAGAGAACGGCGGCTGCTCTTACATGTGCCTGCCAGCTCCGCAGATCAACAAGCACTCCCCAAAATACACGTGCGCCTGCCCCGATGGCTGGAAGCTTGGGGCCGACGGCCGGACGTGTAAGCCAG tcaatgtccCAACTGCCCAAAAGGATGCTGGGAAGGTACAGTCATCCTCGGCTCCCCCTCAAG AAGGGAATGTAAGTGCATCAATGCACGAGGTCAGCTCTTCAGCTAAGGGATCCGCAGCTGCCTGGGCCATTTTGCCCGTGT TGCTTCTTGCCATGGCTGTTGCTGGTGGTTATCTTATGTGGAGAAATTGGCAgacgaaaaataagaaaagcaTGAACTTTGACAATCCAGTTTACCTGAAGACCACAGAGGAGGACCTTAACATCGACATCAGCAGACACGCAGCTTCCGTCGGACACACGTACCCAGCA ATATCAGTGGTGAGCACAGACGATGACCTCTCCTAA
- the vldlr gene encoding very low-density lipoprotein receptor isoform X2: protein MVTSILGFLILPVCLCGYVRGMQTQTQCEPSQFQCGNGRCIPSVWKCDGDEDCTDGSDENTCVRKTCEQVDFVCRNGQCIPKRWHCDGEPDCEDGTDESIEVCHTRTCRVNEFSCGAGSTQCIPVSWKCDGEKDCDNGEDELLCGNITCAPLEFTCASGRCISANFVCNGEDDCGDGSDEQDCPPSSCGPTEFQCGNATCIPGNWVCDDDVDCQDQSDESPQRCGRPTPPAKCSSSEVQCSSGECIHRKWRCDGDPDCKDGSDEKNCPVRTCRPDQFKCEDGICIHGSRQCNGIRDCTDGSDEVNCKNLTQCHGPDKFKCRSGECIEMSKVCNKARDCPDWSDEPIKECNLNECLLNNGGCSHICRDMVIGYECDCTPGLQLIDRKTCGDINECQNPGICSQICINLKGGYKCECHSGYQMDPTTGVCKAVGKEPCLIFTNRRDIRKLGLERREYTQIVEQLRNTVALDADFTQQRIFWADLGQKAIFSTRLDKREEISSHIKVIEDVQMPVGVAVDWIYKNIYWSDLGSKSIAVANFNGTKKRVLLDSGLKEPASIAVDPLSGFLYWSDWGEPATIEKSGMNGVDRQVLVETDIQWPNGITLDLIKSRLYWVDSKLHMLCSVDFNGDNRQKVLQSSNYLAHPFALTVFEDRVFWTDGENEAIYGANKFTGADVTVLASNLNEPQDIIVYHELIQLSGTNWCNEKQENGGCSYMCLPAPQINKHSPKYTCACPDGWKLGADGRTCKPERLLHSPKKQNGSCKYGECGGNDLFSTMQEGNVSASMHEVSSSAKGSAAAWAILPVLLLAMAVAGGYLMWRNWQTKNKKSMNFDNPVYLKTTEEDLNIDISRHAASVGHTYPAISVVSTDDDLS, encoded by the exons GCATGCAGACGCAGACGCAGTGCGAGCCCTCGCAGTTCCAGTGTGGGAACGGCCGCTGCATCCCCTCCGTGTGGAAATGTGATGGAGACGAGGACTGCACCGATGGCAGCGACGAGAACACCTGTG TGAGGAAAACATGTGAGCAGGTGGACTTTGTCTGTCGGAATGGCCAGTGCATCCCCAAGCGATGGCACTGTGATGGCGAACCTGACTGTGAAGATGGCACCGACGAGAGCATTGAAGTGTGCC ACACCCGGACGTGTCGTGTAAATGAGTTCAGCTGTGGGGCCGGCTCGACGCAGTGCATCCCCGTCTCCTGGAAgtgtgatggagagaaggaCTGCGACAACGGAGAGGATGAGCTGCTCTGTG GTAACATTACCTGTGCTCCTCTGGAGTTCACCTGTGCCAGTGGCCGCTGCATCTCGGCCAACTTCGTGTGCAACGGCGAGGACGATTGCGGGGACGGCAGCGACGAGCAGGACTGCCCACCGTCCTCGTGTGGCCCCACCGAGTTCCAGTGCGGCAACGCCACCTGTATCCCGGGCAACTGGGTCTGTGACGACGACGTGGACTGCCAGGACCAGTCAGACGAGTCGCCTCAGCGCTGCGGACGGCCCACACCGCCCGCCAAGTGCTCGTCCAGCGAGGTCCAGTGCAGCTCGGGCGAGTGCATCCACAGGAAATGGCGCTGCGATGGCGACCCGGACTGCAAGGACGGCAGTGACGAGAAGAACTGCC CTGTCCGCACCTGCAGGCCCGACCAATTCAAGTGTGAGGACGGCATCTGTATCCACGGCAGCAGACAGTGCAACGGCATCCGCGACTGCACTGATGGCTCTGATGAAGTAAACTGTAAAAACC TGACCCAGTGCCACGGCCCAGACAAGTTCAAGTGTCGGAGTGGAGAGTGCATCGAGATGAGTAAAGTGTGCAACAAGGCGCGAGACTGTCCCGACTGGAGCGACGAACCCATCAAGGAGTGCA ATCTCAACGAATGTCTGCTCAACAATGGCGGCTGTTCCCATATCTGCCGGGACATGGTGATTGGTTATGAGTGTGACTGCACTCCAGGCCTTCAGCTCATTGATCGCAAGacctgtggag aTATCAATGAATGTCAGAACCCAGGGATCTGCAGCCAGATCTGCATTAACCTGAAAGGAGGGTACAAGTGCGAGTGCCACAGTGGCTACCAGATGGACCCCACCACAGGAGTCTGCAAGGCTGTCG GTAAGGAGCCCTGCTTGATCTTCACCAATCGGAGGGACATCCGTAAGCTGGGCCTGGAGAGGCGGGAGTACACTCAGATCGTAGAGCAGCTGAGGAATACTGTGGCCTTAGACGCTGATTTCACCCAACAGAGGATCTTCTGGGCAGACCTTGGGCAGAAAGCCATCTTCAG CACACGACTAGATAAGCGAGAGGAGATCTCGAGCCACATCAAGGTCATTGAGGATGTTCAGATGCCTGTTGGAGTTGCTGTGGACTGGATTTATAAGAACATCTACTGGTCTGACCTGGGCAGCAAGAGCATTGCAGTGGCAAACTTCAATGGCACCAAAAAGAGAGTCCTGCTTGACAGTGGCCTGAAGGAGCCAGCCTCCATTGCTGTTGATCCCCTCTCGGG GTTTCTGTACTGGTCAGACTGGGGAGAGCCAGCGACAATTGAGAAGTCTGGCATGAATGGAGTTGACCGGCAGGTCCTAGTCGAGACGGACATTCAGTGGCCCAATGGGATCACTCTGG ATCTGATCAAGAGCCGCCTCTACTGGGTGGATTCCAAGCTGCACATGCTGTGCAGCGTTGACTTCAATGGAGACAACCGCCAGAAAGTACTTCAGTCCTCTAACTACCTGGCTCACCCATTTGCCCTCACAGTCTTTgag GATCGTGTGTTCTGGACAGATGGGGAGAATGAGGCTATTTATGGTGCAAACAAGTTCACGGGAGCTGATGTCACAGTTTTGGCCAGTAATTTAAATGAACCTCAGGACATTATAGTTTATCATGAGCTTATTCAACTCTCAG GAACGAACTGGTGCAATGAGAAGCAAGAGAACGGCGGCTGCTCTTACATGTGCCTGCCAGCTCCGCAGATCAACAAGCACTCCCCAAAATACACGTGCGCCTGCCCCGATGGCTGGAAGCTTGGGGCCGACGGCCGGACGTGTAAGCCAG AACGGCTCTTGCATTCTCCAAAGAAACAGAATGGCAGTTGTAAATATGGTGAATGTGGTGGTAATGATTTGTTTTCCACAATGCAAG AAGGGAATGTAAGTGCATCAATGCACGAGGTCAGCTCTTCAGCTAAGGGATCCGCAGCTGCCTGGGCCATTTTGCCCGTGT TGCTTCTTGCCATGGCTGTTGCTGGTGGTTATCTTATGTGGAGAAATTGGCAgacgaaaaataagaaaagcaTGAACTTTGACAATCCAGTTTACCTGAAGACCACAGAGGAGGACCTTAACATCGACATCAGCAGACACGCAGCTTCCGTCGGACACACGTACCCAGCA ATATCAGTGGTGAGCACAGACGATGACCTCTCCTAA